The Synergistaceae bacterium region GATTATTGTAATCGGAGTCCTTGCCGTGCTTTACACAGGTTCGGCTATCCTCGGAATAGACAAGGGGATCAAAATAGTCGCGGACTTCAATCTCTATATCTGTCTGGGACTCATGCTGTTGCTTTTCTTAGTGGGACCGACGATTCCTATAATCAACTCTCTGATGACCGGCATCGGCGATTATTTGAGCGGTCTCGTGAAAGAGAGTTTCTCACTTGCTCCCTATGGCGGATCTTATGAAAAATTCCTGAGCGGCTGGACTCTTTACTACTGGGCGTGGTGGATCTCATGGGCTCCTTTCGTAGGTTCTTTCATCGCCAGGATCTCACGCGGACGTACGATACGCGAGTTCGTAAGCGGTGTGCTCATCGTCCCTGCCCTGGGCAGCTTCACGTGGTTCGCGATTTTCGGGACATCTGCTCTGCATCTTGAACTTGTGCGTAACATTCATGTTTCTGTAGAGGTACTAAAGGACGTATCTGTAGGGATCTTTGAAATGTACAAGTACTATCCGTTAGGTTCTATAATGTCCACCGTTATGCTGGTACTTATAACCACATTTTTTGTCACATCCGCCAACTCTGGAACATTCGTTCTTTCAATGTTCTCGACTTATGGAGAATTGAATCCTCCTAAAAGCAAGATGGGGATCTGGGGCATATTGATGGCGGCTTTGGCAATAGTTCTGCTCATCTCAGGCGGACTTCAGAACCTTCAGACGATCTCCCTGGCGGCAGCCGCACCTTTCAGCCTGATAATGCTCTGTTCCTGCGCCTCTTTATGGAAAGCGCTCAATATGGATGAAAGTAACGGGACACTCTGATTGAACGACATGGAGCGCACATTACTTTTGTTTGAGCCTGATGCACCCTGCTGGGACGAAGAAACATTCGTCCTTGCAGGGGAAAGTCCGGAGACTGTATCTTATCTTTTGGATCGCGGATATATCGTGCGTGCGGGCCATGGCTATGTGCTGACAGAAGAAGGTACGGCAAAGCGTCTCGAGATGGCTGAAGAGTATTATATATCTGCTGAAAAAATACCTCCATTTGACCCTGATTTGTCGCTGTGGAATAACAGGCTGTATCTGCTGATGGAAAAGGCTTTTTTAGGACAGTTCGGCATAAAGGAATATTCTGTGAACGAAGAGTTCCCGGTTGTTCCCGGACTGAGTGCAAAAGAGCTTTATTCCGTTAAGGACGGACAAATAGAGTACACATGGCAGAGACATCCGCAAATACAGTCATTCTTATCCGCTTTTCCAAACTGGGGCGTAGGGAGCAGAAGTCTGATGCCTCCGGGAGAGAAAGAGCTCATTAAATGGGCGGCTGTAAACAGGATGTCATCGGATACGGTCA contains the following coding sequences:
- a CDS encoding BCCT family transporter, translating into MTDKFDKNSPQIETTGSGTSGKELNPVYVIPIAITLAIVLWGLFSPASFGSFAQTLNGGLTKYYGWGYMFTMNIFVIFSIMIGISRFGSVRLGPKDSRPEYNNISWFAMLFSAGMGVGLVFYGAAEPLFHFGSTPFGADAGSIQAARDAMQISFFHWGLHPWAGYAVIAMPLAYYQFRHNTPGLISSIFIPLVGEKMVRGKFGKTVDILAIFATLAGITTSLGLGALQLNSGLNALFGIPKSTLVQIIVIGVLAVLYTGSAILGIDKGIKIVADFNLYICLGLMLLLFLVGPTIPIINSLMTGIGDYLSGLVKESFSLAPYGGSYEKFLSGWTLYYWAWWISWAPFVGSFIARISRGRTIREFVSGVLIVPALGSFTWFAIFGTSALHLELVRNIHVSVEVLKDVSVGIFEMYKYYPLGSIMSTVMLVLITTFFVTSANSGTFVLSMFSTYGELNPPKSKMGIWGILMAALAIVLLISGGLQNLQTISLAAAAPFSLIMLCSCASLWKALNMDESNGTL